From Neisseria musculi, the proteins below share one genomic window:
- the pgaA gene encoding poly-beta-1,6 N-acetyl-D-glucosamine export porin PgaA, translated as MKFPNQIMSRIHKISLCTAAAFASVPFAAAQDIQAERERWALHARSGEAQLAESVAQLGDLYAQSGDAKVRADLIALLVRQEKPEAALAVCAGCPIESYSADELENLAKAARDIKQYPQAAAFYRSLQLAAPQNQTGYLGSALVAVDSGDYAAAQQQIESYLRRFGNDKGIRNAQAYLKQRTQPLTERLAEQQRLFEADPANGDHALQLYRTAAQLQLFPQQERIMAQFPERFGEQDRLWLQAAKAVVLLRGARQTGDPAQIREAYESLGEVVGKSEAGSPLHTQALRDRVAAAVALGNEKQALRDYRMLEGQGRQPDYVQDGYAKALLMAGSPRQARKVLHGRMNRQMAVQGKLDPELVEMLAETDADLMEFSAAQEKIKHWNPKKYTPDFTHTVEVENPYYDTQYFWNTRLEAWNGNVKGAHKLMQDWLGEHPADPWAMVLDGELSQIDGHEDRALARFDAAREYLGEPGQKWIDGKAAAAHMSAGNWRAAARLSAGLGRDDVGHKGFWQLYDEERAARLEIGGMAMKATSPADGTEWAQTAKLYSPRSSSGHRAYIAQQHNDVPNHGRPLRAGRVGAGAEINLYPVVVHAEAGHGTQLNGKAYAVLGADWRVNDFVGFTARAASNSVNTPVKALWQEVYADEYTLGAEYTHSAATRAGMGAGVMKFDDGNTRQTVHAWLSHDIFQHNRWKLGSSLWADYSRNKDIPSAFYYNPENSKTVSGELALSYTLPLDNGIRFTQTAAGSAGRYRQAGHPAENTWQIKYGHDWRFGRRAALGYEFGRRRAMYDGSLEYQNFGGAKLSVKFY; from the coding sequence TTGAAATTTCCAAATCAAATCATGAGCCGAATCCACAAAATTTCTTTATGCACGGCGGCCGCTTTTGCATCTGTGCCGTTTGCGGCCGCCCAAGACATCCAGGCCGAACGCGAACGCTGGGCGCTCCACGCCCGCAGCGGAGAGGCACAGCTTGCCGAATCGGTGGCGCAGTTGGGCGATCTGTATGCGCAAAGCGGCGATGCAAAAGTGCGCGCCGATTTGATTGCCCTGCTGGTGCGGCAGGAAAAACCGGAAGCGGCATTGGCCGTATGTGCCGGCTGCCCGATTGAAAGCTATAGTGCAGACGAGTTGGAAAACCTCGCCAAGGCCGCCCGCGACATCAAACAATACCCGCAGGCCGCCGCATTCTACCGCAGCTTGCAGCTTGCCGCGCCGCAGAATCAAACCGGTTATCTGGGGAGCGCGCTGGTTGCGGTGGACAGCGGAGACTATGCCGCTGCACAGCAGCAGATCGAATCTTACCTCAGGCGTTTCGGTAACGATAAGGGCATACGCAACGCCCAAGCCTATCTGAAACAGCGCACGCAGCCGCTCACCGAGCGTCTGGCCGAGCAGCAGCGCCTGTTTGAAGCAGACCCCGCCAACGGTGACCATGCCTTGCAGCTTTACCGCACTGCCGCCCAATTGCAGCTTTTTCCGCAGCAGGAGCGGATTATGGCTCAGTTTCCCGAGCGGTTCGGCGAACAAGACCGTTTGTGGCTGCAGGCGGCCAAAGCGGTTGTGTTGCTGCGTGGCGCCCGCCAAACCGGCGATCCGGCGCAAATCCGTGAGGCTTATGAGAGCCTGGGCGAAGTGGTCGGCAAATCGGAAGCGGGCAGCCCGCTGCACACGCAGGCATTGCGCGACCGCGTGGCCGCCGCCGTGGCTTTAGGCAACGAAAAACAGGCGTTGCGCGATTACCGGATGCTGGAAGGGCAGGGCAGGCAGCCCGATTATGTGCAGGACGGATATGCTAAGGCCCTGCTGATGGCCGGAAGCCCGCGTCAAGCGCGCAAGGTGCTGCACGGGCGCATGAACCGCCAGATGGCGGTGCAGGGCAAACTTGATCCTGAATTAGTGGAGATGTTGGCGGAAACCGATGCCGATTTGATGGAGTTTTCGGCCGCTCAAGAAAAAATCAAACATTGGAATCCGAAAAAATACACGCCCGACTTCACCCACACCGTTGAAGTGGAAAACCCGTATTACGATACCCAATATTTTTGGAATACCCGCCTGGAAGCCTGGAACGGCAATGTGAAAGGCGCGCACAAACTGATGCAGGACTGGCTCGGCGAACACCCCGCCGACCCGTGGGCGATGGTTTTGGACGGTGAGTTGTCGCAGATTGACGGCCATGAAGACCGCGCCTTGGCAAGGTTCGATGCCGCCCGCGAATATTTGGGCGAACCCGGACAAAAGTGGATAGACGGCAAAGCTGCCGCTGCTCATATGTCGGCAGGCAACTGGCGGGCGGCAGCAAGATTATCCGCAGGGCTGGGCCGCGATGATGTCGGTCACAAGGGGTTTTGGCAGCTTTACGATGAAGAGCGCGCCGCCCGTTTGGAAATCGGCGGCATGGCAATGAAAGCTACCTCGCCTGCAGACGGCACCGAATGGGCGCAAACTGCCAAACTCTACAGCCCGCGCAGCAGCAGCGGCCACCGTGCCTATATTGCGCAGCAGCACAACGATGTGCCCAACCACGGCAGGCCGCTGCGTGCCGGCCGGGTGGGGGCGGGTGCCGAAATCAATCTTTATCCGGTGGTGGTGCATGCCGAAGCAGGGCACGGCACACAGCTTAACGGCAAAGCTTACGCTGTGCTGGGTGCGGATTGGCGCGTAAACGACTTTGTGGGCTTCACCGCCCGCGCCGCCTCCAACAGCGTTAATACCCCCGTTAAAGCTCTGTGGCAGGAAGTGTATGCCGATGAATACACTTTGGGCGCGGAATATACCCATTCGGCGGCCACCCGCGCGGGCATGGGTGCGGGCGTGATGAAATTTGATGACGGCAACACCCGCCAAACCGTCCATGCCTGGCTTTCACACGATATTTTCCAACACAACCGCTGGAAATTGGGCAGCTCGCTGTGGGCAGATTACAGCCGCAACAAAGATATTCCCTCTGCCTTTTACTACAACCCCGAAAACAGCAAAACCGTGAGCGGCGAGCTGGCGCTTTCCTACACCCTGCCGCTGGACAACGGCATCAGGTTCACCCAAACCGCCGCCGGCAGCGCAGGGCGTTACCGGCAGGCCGGCCACCCAGCCGAAAACACCTGGCAGATTAAATACGGCCACGATTGGCGTTTCGGCCGCCGCGCCGCGCTGGGTTACGAGTTCGGCCGCCGCCGCGCCATGTATGACGGCAGTCTCGAATATCAAAACTTCGGCGGCGCCAAGTTGAGCGTGAAGTTTTACTGA
- the pgaB gene encoding poly-beta-1,6-N-acetyl-D-glucosamine N-deacetylase PgaB, translating to MNCKRLFAGLLAGLIMLQAAYAADVRYGVMCYHDVVDETAPVIKTKEEREMKGEIQRRYFPQTITVQRLAAHFNWLRDNGYTPVSFKQIEAARAGRAKLPPKPVLLTFDDGYLSFYTRIYPLLKAFDYPAVFALVTGWMETPQGGLVDYGKQKLPRSAFITWEQVREMQKSGLVEIASHTHDLHRSITGNPAGSQFAAVFPEYENGRYETRDAYRQRVRNDLKRSVDIIAARTGVRPNVIVWPYGHFNETAREIAAEVGLDNDFTLFDETPNTTEQRSIGRALIDNETGYPLMKAYLEGQMFTPPHQRAVHIDLGRLYTPDPAQFARNFDKLIERIYKMGITTVYLQAFADDDGNGVAEAAYFPNRHLKVKADLFSRVAWQLMTRANVKVYAQMPLTAFDLGSGYVSGSRTGKPEAGRPLRLSPDGAENRRAAAEIYEDLAFSSRFNGLVFRDGGDKRGDLIDYSKLLKQTALKYSFNGINGMKTVRSLDGGLPAQSLPAFAAAYDYTAFTALPYLENGQPLSPKEAARRLVGLVAGVKRSGVPLDKTVFELQTADPRTGQPAGGKELAGWMSLLKKEGVKNLAYYPDDFLQDRPPLKTIKPVFSVQR from the coding sequence ATGAACTGCAAACGCCTCTTCGCCGGCCTCCTCGCCGGCCTCATTATGCTGCAAGCCGCTTATGCCGCCGATGTGCGTTACGGCGTGATGTGTTATCACGATGTAGTCGATGAAACCGCTCCCGTTATCAAAACTAAGGAAGAGCGGGAAATGAAGGGTGAAATCCAACGCCGTTACTTTCCGCAAACCATCACCGTGCAAAGGCTGGCCGCCCACTTTAACTGGCTGCGCGACAACGGCTACACCCCCGTGAGCTTCAAGCAGATCGAAGCGGCAAGGGCAGGCCGCGCCAAGCTGCCGCCCAAACCCGTGCTGCTTACGTTTGACGATGGCTACCTAAGCTTCTACACCAGAATCTATCCGTTGCTGAAAGCCTTTGATTATCCGGCGGTTTTCGCCTTGGTGACGGGCTGGATGGAAACCCCGCAGGGCGGCCTTGTCGATTACGGCAAACAGAAGCTGCCGCGCTCGGCCTTCATCACTTGGGAGCAGGTGCGCGAGATGCAGAAAAGCGGCTTGGTGGAAATCGCCTCGCACACCCACGACCTGCACCGCAGCATCACGGGTAATCCCGCCGGCTCGCAGTTTGCCGCCGTGTTTCCCGAATATGAAAACGGCCGCTACGAAACCCGTGATGCCTACCGGCAGCGCGTGCGCAACGATTTGAAACGCTCGGTGGACATCATCGCCGCCCGCACCGGCGTGCGCCCGAATGTGATTGTGTGGCCTTACGGTCATTTTAACGAAACCGCCCGCGAAATCGCCGCCGAAGTGGGGCTGGACAACGACTTTACCCTGTTTGACGAAACCCCCAACACCACAGAGCAGCGCAGCATCGGCCGCGCCCTGATTGACAACGAAACCGGCTATCCGCTGATGAAAGCCTATCTGGAGGGGCAGATGTTTACCCCGCCGCACCAGCGCGCCGTGCATATTGATTTGGGCCGTCTGTACACCCCCGACCCCGCACAGTTTGCGCGCAATTTCGACAAACTCATCGAACGCATCTACAAAATGGGCATCACCACCGTGTATCTGCAGGCCTTTGCTGATGATGATGGAAACGGAGTGGCGGAAGCCGCGTATTTTCCCAACCGCCATCTGAAAGTGAAGGCCGACCTGTTCAGCCGCGTGGCCTGGCAGTTGATGACGCGCGCCAACGTGAAAGTGTATGCGCAGATGCCGCTGACGGCTTTCGACTTGGGTAGCGGTTACGTTTCCGGCAGCCGCACCGGCAAACCCGAGGCCGGCCGCCCTTTGCGCCTTTCGCCCGATGGTGCCGAAAACCGCCGCGCCGCAGCCGAAATTTATGAAGACTTGGCGTTCAGCAGCCGCTTCAACGGTCTGGTGTTCCGCGATGGCGGAGATAAGCGCGGTGATTTAATCGACTATTCCAAGCTGCTCAAACAAACGGCGCTGAAATACAGCTTCAACGGCATAAACGGCATGAAAACCGTGCGCAGCCTTGATGGCGGTTTGCCCGCCCAAAGCCTGCCCGCATTTGCAGCAGCCTACGATTACACCGCCTTCACGGCCCTGCCCTACCTGGAAAACGGGCAGCCGTTAAGCCCTAAAGAAGCCGCCCGCCGGTTGGTCGGTTTGGTGGCCGGAGTCAAGCGCAGCGGTGTGCCGCTCGATAAAACCGTGTTTGAACTTCAGACGGCCGATCCGCGCACCGGGCAGCCTGCTGGCGGGAAAGAACTGGCAGGGTGGATGAGCCTGCTCAAAAAAGAAGGCGTGAAAAATCTGGCCTATTACCCTGATGACTTTTTGCAGGACAGGCCGCCGCTGAAAACCATCAAACCGGTATTTTCGGTGCAGCGCTGA
- the pgaC gene encoding poly-beta-1,6-N-acetyl-D-glucosamine synthase — MDWYEYLAAFVMLYPGMMAVYWTVSGVFYFLFFENRAGEPEFMYQGYAPMVSVLVPCYNEADNLDTSIPHLLNLTYPNYELIFINDGSTDNTLEIIRRWAEKAEKIVVVDQPNGGKASAMNNGAHHALGKYIVGIDGDAVLDYSAIEYMIQNLEDNPELGAVTGNPRVRNRSTVLGKLQVAEFSSIIGLIKRSQSVVGTLFTVSGVIMCIRKDVLLSIGGWSDNMITDDIDVSWKTQIAGYNIAYEPRALCWVLMPETIRGLYRQRLRWAQGGAEVVLKYFKNIWRLHHIRLWPLYAEYFITLLWAYSLLAITIVGLAEWALGHPHDFVLLKVASLVTFMMFILQFSVSMFIDSRYEGNLFRYFISCIWYPYAFWLLNSITLIHGFPKALLRDKQRKATWVSPDRGVQ, encoded by the coding sequence ATGGACTGGTATGAATATTTGGCGGCATTCGTGATGCTCTATCCGGGCATGATGGCCGTGTATTGGACGGTTTCGGGCGTTTTTTATTTTCTGTTTTTTGAAAACAGGGCAGGCGAGCCTGAGTTTATGTATCAAGGGTATGCGCCCATGGTGAGCGTGTTGGTTCCCTGCTACAACGAGGCAGACAACCTCGACACATCGATACCCCACCTGCTCAATTTAACCTACCCCAATTACGAGCTGATTTTCATCAATGACGGCAGCACTGACAACACGCTCGAAATCATCCGCCGCTGGGCGGAGAAAGCCGAAAAAATCGTTGTGGTGGACCAACCCAACGGCGGCAAAGCCTCGGCTATGAATAACGGCGCACACCACGCATTGGGCAAATATATTGTCGGCATCGATGGTGATGCCGTTCTCGACTACAGTGCCATCGAATACATGATTCAAAACCTGGAAGACAACCCCGAATTGGGTGCCGTTACCGGCAATCCGCGCGTGCGCAACCGCAGCACGGTGCTGGGCAAGCTGCAGGTGGCCGAATTCAGCTCGATTATCGGCCTGATCAAACGCTCGCAAAGCGTTGTCGGCACGCTGTTTACCGTATCGGGCGTGATTATGTGCATACGCAAAGACGTGCTGCTCAGTATAGGCGGTTGGAGCGACAACATGATTACAGACGATATCGATGTGAGTTGGAAAACCCAAATCGCCGGCTACAACATCGCCTACGAACCGCGCGCCCTGTGCTGGGTGCTGATGCCCGAAACCATACGCGGCCTCTACCGTCAGCGGCTGCGTTGGGCGCAGGGCGGGGCGGAAGTGGTTTTGAAGTATTTCAAAAACATCTGGCGGCTGCACCATATCCGCCTGTGGCCGCTTTATGCCGAATATTTCATCACCCTGCTGTGGGCGTATTCGCTCTTGGCCATCACCATTGTGGGTTTGGCGGAGTGGGCACTGGGCCATCCGCACGATTTTGTGCTGCTAAAAGTGGCGAGTCTGGTTACTTTCATGATGTTTATTTTGCAGTTTTCCGTGAGCATGTTTATCGACAGCCGCTATGAAGGCAACCTGTTCCGCTATTTCATCAGCTGTATTTGGTATCCCTACGCTTTCTGGCTGCTGAACAGCATCACGCTGATTCACGGTTTCCCCAAAGCGCTTTTGCGCGACAAGCAGCGCAAAGCCACCTGGGTCAGCCCCGACAGGGGCGTGCAGTAG